From Malus sylvestris chromosome 1, drMalSylv7.2, whole genome shotgun sequence:
AAAAATTGAACACTTaggaattaatttttttgtttacgTTCATCTTTTTTataggaattttaacgaaatgttcatagtactgtttattttaacgaaaaattatatttttacactaaaaagtcaatcatgatactattcactttatcttttattttattcttatcgttaaaactcaaagttttttgaactatttttattagttttcatttttttgtccATCTTCTTTATATCTTCACCTTTTACTGTttatcttcttctatttttttttccggtTAATCGTATCATgttcattttcttctctcttcacaTTCATTTAGTAGGATAATGTTtggttgttattgttgttgaactttttttttttaataaatgatattatttacattaacgGAGTGGACTCAACCTTACAATAAGCTAACAAtgatatggttcaaattttcatttgacgagaatcgaacttaagacatcttgcttataaataatattgttatTGTATTTAAATCTTGGatttttagctttttttatacagaaaataaatggttaatattaaaaagaaaatatttgtaACACTGAATAATAAGTAGCAATGATGCCATACTCGAAAATATTTGTAACACTGAATACATCTATTACGGAGCTTCCATCTTGGTGTCCTTGCTAGAGTCCCCCACAATCCTCCTCCAAAACCAGTGCTCCTGCCACACACTCTCCATCTTCTCAATCGGCACATTCTTCGTCTCCGGCAAAAACAAGTACACAAACACCGTCATCACCGCCACCCAACCcccgaaaaagaagaaaatcccAGCCTTGAAGTGGCACAGCATTGCTAGAAAAGTTTGAGCAACAATGAAAGTGAACAAAAAGTTCACCACCACATTGATACTTTGTCCCGCTGATCGAATTTCCAACGGGAAAACCTCACTCGGAACCAACCATCCGAGCGGCCCCCATGACCACCCGAATCCCGCTACATAAATGCATATCAAAACCAGCACCAAACAGGCATATCCTTTGCTCACTCCGCCGCGATCACCAAGCTGAGCTGCCATTACACCTCCCACCATAATTTGTGACACCAACATTTGAATCCCACCGGCTAAAAACAACACTCTTCGCCCAAATTTGTCTACGATAAGCATAGATACCAATGTTGAGCTTGTACCAACCACTCCAGTCAGGACAACGGACAAGAGTGAAGCGCTTTCTCCCAACCCAATTGTTCGAAAAAGTACGGCAGAATAAAAGGATATGACATTAATCCCTGTCACTTGCTGAAAAAATGGTATGGCTATTGCCATCACAAGCTGAGGCCTATACTTTCTCTCCAGGATTTTCTTGAAAGGGTGTTTGATGTTTTTCGATATGTTGTTTGCCTTGATCAGATCATCGAGTTCTGCTTGGACATCATCGACACCTCTGATACGTTGTAGCATTTTCTTGGCTGTTTGGTGATCCGTGCTACGCTGGATTAGGCTGTTAGGTGTTTCGGGAAGGAAAAATGCGCCCAGTGTTAGCATTGAGGCAGGGACTGCAGCCATGGCTAGGGAGATTCGCCACCCCCAACCGCCTTTGATCTTCTCAGAGCCGTAGTTGATGAGGTTAGCTGATAATACGCCAATGCCGACGCTTAATTGGAAGCCATTGTTAATTGCTCCTCTGTATTTTGGTGGTGCCATTTCCGAAAGGTACAATGGAACAGCCTGCACAACACAAACACAGATTACACGAGTACCATGAAAAATAGAAACATCGAATAGGGTATGCTTATATGATTAATGTTGGGGGCAGAAAGTACTACCTGATTTCCAAAACCAATACCAACTCCAAGCAATAAGCGGCCGAGGATGAGCATGTAGATGTTCATAGCTGCGCCATTTAGAGCTGAGCCGGCAAGGAATGCAGCTCCACCGGCAAGGATTGAAGGCTTGCGGCCGTAAGCCCTTGTGACCAAACTGGCAAAAAGGGAAGCCACAAGACCAGCTATGTAGAGTGAGGATGTGAAGGAGGTCAACAGTTCACTGTCAAATTTACAGTAGTTGCTGATTTTGGTGTCCGATTTCATCTTAGTGTTTACTTCAGGGAAGAATTTTTTAAGAAACGGCTCCATTGATGTCACGCCGCCTGAAATTCCAATGTCGTAGCCGAAAATTACACCTCCTATGGCTGCCATCATGCAAGAGAGGATGACAAACGGCGTCATCCTGCCATTGTATTGCCCAGCTTCGCCTGCTATTGCTAACCCAACTGCCATTGCTTCTTCCAAGCTCACACACAAAGAGATATGAAGAGAGAACTCAAAGTTGTGAGAAGTCTTGCTCCATTTTCTGACAAATACGGTATTTTAAACTACTGTAATTTACGGAGAACGAATTCTTTCTAACCACGTCTGCAAGAGCAGTCTTACTTGACTGGTATATTTCAACAAATGGTTTTGGACTTGTACGGAATATGTAGGCAGTGGTTGCAATCACTACCACTACCAGACAACTTCAGGCAGGACCATAAGCATTTGTCTGAACTCTGAAGAAAGTTAAGGGTCTATTTGGCCACTCTTCAGCTGCCATTGCCTGGTTTAACAAACCCTTTTGTACTTAATCACTCTTTTTTGCTGCTTTAATATCTGCTTTGCCGTTAATCGCGAGCACTTAAACTTGTCGACCGCTGCCACCCGTTGGTACCCTGCCGGAGCTACTTGGTATGGTAGTCCGGATGCCGCCGGAAGGGGCGGTGTAATGCATGATTAATGTATAcatgttttgtaatttttggtttACAGATAATACAGTACTGTTACttaattattaatattaataGCATATgctaaactaattaattattgtCATATTATTCAAAGTGATTTCAAAACTACTTTCATTTACGGTAAGAGAGGCTCGGAACTAAtacaaagaacaaaaataaacagCGAATGTGCatgaggagaaaaaaaaatgtgtaggGAAATCGTTTCCCGAATTATTCTAAAGTGAATGGCATGAAAGCGAAAAGATAGAGAGAGACTACCAGAAACAATAGTGTGCCAGTCGGGGACCTTGGCATGCTTCCCACGTCACTCTAGTTACATTGGCACCCTAGCATGAACTCCACATGCTAGAATTCGAGGGCTCACTTGAGAAAAACTGTGTCCATCCTCACGTGATGAGAGAGAGATACGTTACGTGATACATACCCTGCTGTTTCATAGAAACAGTTTTGCCTTTCAGCAGAAATGCGAAAAATACGATTGCCTTTTTTGCTTGCTTAACAAGTCTGTCTGTCACTAAAGTTGGAGATAACATCATTGCATTTTGCAAACCAACTCATATTAATCTGTTCACAAAGAACAGCAGTTGAGGCAGAAATTTTAGGGTATAAGCACAGCCGAGCCGGATGTTTTCCTGTTCTCGAGGTCTGCATGAGCTTGTGCTGCGTGAGACAATGGGTATTTGTGATTTACTCGAACGCGCAATACGCCTGATGCAACATTAGCAAATACCTCTCCCGCAACCTCTAACAATTTGTCTTGAGCTGCAGTGTACTGGAACAGGGCTGGCCTGGTCAGGAAGAGTGACTTTGCTGCAAGGGCTGATAGCGGGACCGGATCAATTGCACCTGATGCTTGTCCAAAACTCACCATGTATCCACGAGTCTTCAAACATGCCAATGATCCCTGTAAACATGCCCCAATTAAGTACTAATTATAAAATTCACCATCAAGAAATTAGACTAGCTAATCTTCTGAACTGAAAAAA
This genomic window contains:
- the LOC126630478 gene encoding hexose carrier protein HEX6-like, encoding MAVGLAIAGEAGQYNGRMTPFVILSCMMAAIGGVIFGYDIGISGGVTSMEPFLKKFFPEVNTKMKSDTKISNYCKFDSELLTSFTSSLYIAGLVASLFASLVTRAYGRKPSILAGGAAFLAGSALNGAAMNIYMLILGRLLLGVGIGFGNQAVPLYLSEMAPPKYRGAINNGFQLSVGIGVLSANLINYGSEKIKGGWGWRISLAMAAVPASMLTLGAFFLPETPNSLIQRSTDHQTAKKMLQRIRGVDDVQAELDDLIKANNISKNIKHPFKKILERKYRPQLVMAIAIPFFQQVTGINVISFYSAVLFRTIGLGESASLLSVVLTGVVGTSSTLVSMLIVDKFGRRVLFLAGGIQMLVSQIMVGGVMAAQLGDRGGVSKGYACLVLVLICIYVAGFGWSWGPLGWLVPSEVFPLEIRSAGQSINVVVNFLFTFIVAQTFLAMLCHFKAGIFFFFGGWVAVMTVFVYLFLPETKNVPIEKMESVWQEHWFWRRIVGDSSKDTKMEAP